The Salvia splendens isolate huo1 chromosome 21, SspV2, whole genome shotgun sequence genome includes a window with the following:
- the LOC121783775 gene encoding uncharacterized protein LOC121783775 isoform X1: MEGHYRNFLATSSSPEIVEIGEESRSTAAGRDGGAGDVYVAVGKRDLHVLKWALDHVVSPESRVFLVHVFSPIAYVATPELMAVGRLSRSQLSKDQLQVYIREESNKRRHLVDKYIQLCNESKITVDTMLVESSASAKAILELIGVANITHLVIGTKQSPFSRISRKGKGEYVKKYAPEYCEVSVVYDDGKKMKDEQSLPQNSEVSKSSKNASNQRPQVAKNYERHFFECVCFSRKFD; the protein is encoded by the exons ATGGAGGGGCACTATCGTAATTTCCTAGCTACCTCGTCGTCGCCAGAGATCGTAGAGATCGGGGAGGAGAGCAGGAGCACAGCCGCCGGCAGAGATGGTGGAGCTGGCGACGTATACGTTGCTGTCGGCAAACGCGATTTACACGTGCTTAAATGGGCTCTCGATCATGTGGTCTCGCCGGAGAGTCGCGTTTTCCTCGTGCACGTTTTCTCCCCGATCGCCTACGTTGCCACACCAG AATTAATGGCAGTTGGGAGGCTATCAAGAAGCCAGCTTAGTAAAGATCAATTGCAGGTTTACATAAGGGAGGAAAGCAATAAGAGGAGACACCTCGTGGACAAGTACATTCAACTCTGCAATGAATCGAAG ATAACTGTGGATACAATGCTAGTAGAGAGCAGTGCATCAGCCAAGGCCATTTTAGAACTCATTGGTGTTGCTAACATCACTCATCTTGTTATAGGAACGAAACAATCTCCCTTCTCAAG GATATCGAGAAAAGGGAAGGGCGAATATGTAAAGAAATATGCACCGGAATATTGTGAAGTTAGTGTGGTATATGATGATGGCAAAAAGATGAAAGACGAGCAATCACTACCACAAAATAGTGAGGTGTCCAAATCATCCAAGAATGCATCTAATCAAAGGCCACAAGTAGCCAAGAATTATGAAAGGCACTTCTTTGAGTGTGTGTGCTTTTCTAGGAAATTCGATTGA
- the LOC121783775 gene encoding uncharacterized protein LOC121783775 isoform X3, giving the protein MEGHYRNFLATSSSPEIVEIGEESRSTAAGRDGGAGDVYVAVGKRDLHVLKWALDHVVSPESRVFLVHVFSPIAYVATPGPVYIREESNKRRHLVDKYIQLCNESKITVDTMLVESSASAKAILELIGVANITHLVIGTKQSPFSRISRKGKGEYVKKYAPEYCEVSVVYDDGKKMKDEQSLPQNSEVSKSSKNASNQRPQVAKNYERHFFECVCFSRKFD; this is encoded by the exons ATGGAGGGGCACTATCGTAATTTCCTAGCTACCTCGTCGTCGCCAGAGATCGTAGAGATCGGGGAGGAGAGCAGGAGCACAGCCGCCGGCAGAGATGGTGGAGCTGGCGACGTATACGTTGCTGTCGGCAAACGCGATTTACACGTGCTTAAATGGGCTCTCGATCATGTGGTCTCGCCGGAGAGTCGCGTTTTCCTCGTGCACGTTTTCTCCCCGATCGCCTACGTTGCCACACCAGGTCCG GTTTACATAAGGGAGGAAAGCAATAAGAGGAGACACCTCGTGGACAAGTACATTCAACTCTGCAATGAATCGAAG ATAACTGTGGATACAATGCTAGTAGAGAGCAGTGCATCAGCCAAGGCCATTTTAGAACTCATTGGTGTTGCTAACATCACTCATCTTGTTATAGGAACGAAACAATCTCCCTTCTCAAG GATATCGAGAAAAGGGAAGGGCGAATATGTAAAGAAATATGCACCGGAATATTGTGAAGTTAGTGTGGTATATGATGATGGCAAAAAGATGAAAGACGAGCAATCACTACCACAAAATAGTGAGGTGTCCAAATCATCCAAGAATGCATCTAATCAAAGGCCACAAGTAGCCAAGAATTATGAAAGGCACTTCTTTGAGTGTGTGTGCTTTTCTAGGAAATTCGATTGA
- the LOC121783775 gene encoding uncharacterized protein LOC121783775 isoform X2, whose amino-acid sequence MEGHYRNFLATSSSPEIVEIGEESRSTAAGRDGGAGDVYVAVGKRDLHVLKWALDHVVSPESRVFLVHVFSPIAYVATPVGRLSRSQLSKDQLQVYIREESNKRRHLVDKYIQLCNESKITVDTMLVESSASAKAILELIGVANITHLVIGTKQSPFSRISRKGKGEYVKKYAPEYCEVSVVYDDGKKMKDEQSLPQNSEVSKSSKNASNQRPQVAKNYERHFFECVCFSRKFD is encoded by the exons ATGGAGGGGCACTATCGTAATTTCCTAGCTACCTCGTCGTCGCCAGAGATCGTAGAGATCGGGGAGGAGAGCAGGAGCACAGCCGCCGGCAGAGATGGTGGAGCTGGCGACGTATACGTTGCTGTCGGCAAACGCGATTTACACGTGCTTAAATGGGCTCTCGATCATGTGGTCTCGCCGGAGAGTCGCGTTTTCCTCGTGCACGTTTTCTCCCCGATCGCCTACGTTGCCACACCAG TTGGGAGGCTATCAAGAAGCCAGCTTAGTAAAGATCAATTGCAGGTTTACATAAGGGAGGAAAGCAATAAGAGGAGACACCTCGTGGACAAGTACATTCAACTCTGCAATGAATCGAAG ATAACTGTGGATACAATGCTAGTAGAGAGCAGTGCATCAGCCAAGGCCATTTTAGAACTCATTGGTGTTGCTAACATCACTCATCTTGTTATAGGAACGAAACAATCTCCCTTCTCAAG GATATCGAGAAAAGGGAAGGGCGAATATGTAAAGAAATATGCACCGGAATATTGTGAAGTTAGTGTGGTATATGATGATGGCAAAAAGATGAAAGACGAGCAATCACTACCACAAAATAGTGAGGTGTCCAAATCATCCAAGAATGCATCTAATCAAAGGCCACAAGTAGCCAAGAATTATGAAAGGCACTTCTTTGAGTGTGTGTGCTTTTCTAGGAAATTCGATTGA
- the LOC121784838 gene encoding DEAD-box ATP-dependent RNA helicase 20-like: MFSNHDSRLHDAGSYRQRRVDLVGPPPMMIPPPMPDGAPPSYGRGGPHVAPPFMVGGARSGYQIDHGAGRGFGAGYGGGFTDQGRGGGRGGFGGRGHSYNGVGDRGGHEGGRKGHFSGRSFDHGRGGGFGGGRGFSGGRGGRGGRSRGDDLDSISLPKPDFSGLIPFKKDFYVESPSVRAMTEQEVMMYRARREITVEGHDVPKPIRMFEEASFPGYCLEVIARLGFVEPTPIQSQGWPMALRGRDLIGIAETGSGKTLSYLLPAFVHVSAQPRLAQGDGPIVLVLAPTRELAIQIQEEALKFGSVANIRSTCIYGGAPKGPQIRDLKRGVEIVIATPGRLIDMLEAQHTNLRRVTYLVLDEADRMLDMGFEPQIRKIVSQIRPDRQTLYWSATWPREVETLARQFLRNAYKVIIGSQELKANQSIHQIVEVMTDMEKYNRLIRLLKEVMDGSKILIFVETKKGCDQVTRQLRMDGWPALSIHGDKNQDERDWVLAEFKSSRTPIMIATDVAARGLDVKDIKVVVNYDFPSNLEDYVHRIGRTGRAGATGTAFSFFTHANVKHARELIKILQQAGQAVPPQLAALSRTAGSDMGGSGRNVRSRGRGGGGFGNRSGSNVIPIGGRRPY; this comes from the exons ATGTTCAGCAACCATGATTCTAGACTCCACGATGCCGGATCTTACCGACAGCGCCGAGT TGATTTGGTTGGGCCGCCACCGATGATGATTCCGCCCCCTATGCCAGATGGTGCTCCGCCCAGCTATGGCCGCGGAGGTCCTCATGTGGCACCTCCGTTTATGGTGGGTGGTGCTAGGAGTGGATATCAGATTGATCATGGTGCTGGAAGAGGGTTTGGAGCTGGTTATGGTGGTGGTTTTACTGACCAAGGTAGAGGTGGAGGTAGGGGAGGGTTTGGTGGCAGAGGACATAGCTATAACGGCGTAGGAGATAGGGGTGGCCATGAAGGTGGGAGAAAAGGTCATTTCTCGGGAAGGAGTTTTGATCATGGTCGTGGTGGTGGTTTTGGTGGAGGTCGTGGTTTTAGTGGGGGTCGTGGTGGCAGAGGAGGTAGGTCGAGGGGGGATGACTTGGACAGCATTTCGCTTCCTAAACCTGATTTTAGTGGGTTGATTCCCTTTAAAAAGGATTTTTATGTGGAGAGTCCATCTGTGAGGGCAATGACTGAGCAGGAGGTGATGATGTATCGTGCACGTCGGGAGATTACTGTTGAAGGACATGATGTCCCCAAACCTATCCGGATGTTTGAAGAAGCAAGTTTCCCTG GTTACTGCCTTGAGGTAATTGCCAGACTGGGGTTTGTTGAGCCAACACCTATTCAATCACAAGGATGGCCCATGGCATTAAGAGGTCGAGATCTTATAGGCATTGCTGAGACGGGTTCTGGAAAAACTTTGTCATATTTGCTGCCTGCTTTTGTTCATGTTAGTGCTCAGCCCAGGTTAG CTCAAGGTGATGGTCCCATCGTACTAGTCCTAGCACCTACTAGAGAATTAGCTATTCAGATTCAAGAAGAAGCTTTGAAGTTCGGATCAGTTGCTAATATAAGAAGTACTTGTATATACGGCGGTGCCCCAAAGGGGCCACAAATTCGTGATCTTAAAAGAG GAGTTGAAATTGTCATAGCTACACCTGGTAGATTGATTGACATGTTGGAAGCGCAGCACACTAACTTGCGAAGAGTGACTTACCTTGTGCTAGATGAGGCCGACCGTATGCTAGATATGGGATTTGAACCCCAAATCAGGAAAATTGTTTCTCAG ATTCGCCCAGATAGACAGACCCTGTACTGGAGTGCCACATGGCCTAGGGAGGTGGAAACTCTGGCAAGACAGTTCCTACGCAACGCCTACAAG GTCATCATTGGATCTCAAGAACTGAAAGCAAATCAATCTATACATCAAATTGTTGAAGTTATGACTGATATGGAGAAATATAATAG GTTGATCAGATTGCTGAAAGAAGTGATGGATGGgagtaaaattttaatttttgtggaGACTAAAAAGGGATGTGATCAAGTTACAAGACAACTAAGAATGGATGGATGGCCAGCTCTGTCCATACACGGTGACAAAAACCAGGACGAAAGGGATTGGGTTCTAGCTGAGTTTAAAAGTAGCAGAACTCCTATAATGATTGCTACTGATGTTGCTGCTCGTGGCCTCG ATGTGAAGGACATTAAAGTCGTAGTCAATTACGATTTCCCTTCAAATTTGGAGGATTATGTCCATAGGATTGGCAGAACTGGTCGTGCAGGAGCCACGGGAACTGCTTTCTCATTTTTCACTCATGCAAATGTGAAGCATGCTAGAGAACTTATCAAGATTCTGCAACAAGCTGGGCAGGCTGTGCCGCCTCAACTTGCTGCTTTGTCACGAACTGCTGGATCGGATATGGGAG GGTCAGGGCGTAACGTCCGATCCAGAGGCCGAGGAGGTGGCGGCTTTGGCAACCGTTCGGGGTCTAATGTGATACCTATTGGTGGAAGAAGGCCTTATTAG
- the LOC121785478 gene encoding 60S ribosomal protein L27a-3, translating to MTTRFKKNRKKRGHVSAGHGRIGKHRKHPGGRGNAGGMHHHRILFDKYHPGYFGKVGMRYFHRLRNKFHCPTVNIDRLWSLVPQEVKDKASKDNAPLIDVTQFGYFKVLGKGLLPEGKPVVLKAKLVSKNAEKKIKEAGGAVVLTA from the coding sequence ATGACAACCAGATTCAAGAAGAACCGCAAGAAGCGCGGCCACGTCAGCGCCGGGCACGGTCGCATCGGCAAGCACCGCAAGCATCCCGGTGGTCGGGGAAACGCTGGAGGAATGCACCACCACCGCATCCTCTTCGACAAGTACCATCCCGGATACTTCGGCAAGGTCGGTATGAGGTACTTCCACCGCCTCCGCAACAAGTTCCACTGCCCGACCGTCAACATCGACCGCCTCTGGTCGCTGGTGCCGCAGGAGGTGAAGGACAAGGCGTCCAAGGACAACGCGCCGCTCATCGATGTCACTCAATTCGGCTACTTCAAGGTGCTGGGGAAGGGACTGCTGCCGGAGGGAAAGCCGGTCGTGTTGAAGGCCAAGCTCGTGTCGAAGAACGCGGAGAAGAAGATCAAGGAAGCTGGAGGCGCTGTTGTGCTCACCGCTTGA
- the LOC121785481 gene encoding 60S ribosomal protein L27a-3, protein MTTRFKKNRKKRGHVSAGHGRIGKHRKHPGGRGNAGGMHHHRILFDKYHPGYFGKVGMRYFHRLRNKFHCPTVNIDRLWSLVPQEVKDKASKDNAPLIDVTQFGYFKVLGKGLLPEGKPVVLKAKLVSKNAEKKIKEAGGAVVLTA, encoded by the coding sequence ATGACAACCAGATTCAAGAAGAACCGCAAGAAGCGCGGCCACGTCAGCGCCGGGCACGGTCGTATCGGCAAGCACCGCAAGCATCCCGGTGGTCGGGGAAACGCCGGAGGAATGCACCACCACCGCATCCTCTTCGACAAGTACCATCCCGGATACTTCGGCAAGGTCGGTATGAGGTACTTCCACCGCCTCCGCAACAAGTTCCACTGCCCGACCGTCAACATCGATCGCCTCTGGTCGCTGGTGCCGCAGGAGGTGAAGGACAAGGCGTCCAAGGACAACGCACCGCTCATCGACGTCACTCAATTCGGCTACTTCAAGGTGCTGGGGAAGGGACTGCTGCCGGAGGGGAAGCCGGTCGTGTTGAAGGCCAAGCTCGTGTCGAAGAACGCGGAGAAGAAGATCAAGGAAGCTGGTGGCGCCGTTGTGCTCACCGCTTAA